One region of Thalassophryne amazonica chromosome 16, fThaAma1.1, whole genome shotgun sequence genomic DNA includes:
- the si:ch211-106h11.3 gene encoding CCN family member 1: MELLLLFAASQVVTFSLVNAGCPVVCECPGGPPSCPLGVSLVPDGCSCCKVCAAQLNQDCYEGQPCDHHKGLECNYGNDVGRTHGVCRAKTEGRSCEYDGRIYQNGENFHAGCKHQCTCIDGVVGCVPLCPSHVPLASPSCPFPKLVKVPGQCCLSIDCHKGSTVMPPVFRRPQPPAYPPYPFMPRLGYRYPKPHPKSYWKLYPYKPKKDMMGNELVELGRKWNKLRGRKQVAAWKQAGDRCVVQTTSWSQCSRSCDMGVSSRVTNDNAQCKLTKETRLCNIRPCNSMSLPVKKGRKCSRTHKAPEPHRFSYAGCRSSRLYRPNYCGVCQDGRCCSPRRTRTAAVTFACPDRERFERSVMFIQSCKCSDECNYLNEAAMPPQRWLYGDTHKFTD; the protein is encoded by the exons ATGGAGCTACTGCTGCTATTTGCTGCTTCACAAGTGGTGACATTCAGTTTG GTGAATGCTGGCTGTCCAGTGGTGTGCGAGTGTCCAGGTGGGCCGCCGTCCTGCCCCCTAGGAGTCAGCTTGGTGCCAGATGGCTGCAGCTGCTGCAAGGTGTGCGCTGCCCAGCTCAACCAAGACTGCTACGAAGGACAACCCTGTGACCACCACAAAGGCCTGGAGTGCAACTACGGCAATGACGTTGGTCGTACCCACGGCGTCTGCAGAG CAAAGACAGAAGGCCGCTCCTGTGAATACGACGGGCGCATTTATCAAAATGGCGAGAACTTCCATGCCGGATGCAAGCACCAGTGCACCTGTATCGACGGAGTGGTGGGTTGCGTGCCCCTGTGCCCAAGCCACGTACCCCTGGCTTCACCTTCGTGCCCTTTCCCCAAGCTCGTCAAGGTTCCGGGCCAGTGCTGCCTCAGCATCGACTGCCACAAAGGAAGCACGGTGATGCCCCCAGTGTTTCGGCGTCCCCAGCCCCCGGCCTACCCACCTTACCCCTTCATGCCACGCTTGGGCTATCGTTATCCAAAGCCGCATCCAAAATCTTACTGGAAGCTGTACCCGTACAAACCAAAAAAGGACATGATGGGGAACGAGCTGGTGGAGTTGGGGCGCAAGTGGAACAAGCTGCGTGGACGAAAGCAAGTGGCAG CATGGAAGCAGGCGGGCGATCGGTGTGTGGTTCAGACCACTTCTTGGTCCCAGTGTTCTCGGAGCTGTGACATGGGTGTGTCCTCTCGTGTTACCAATGACAATGCCCAGTGTAAGCTGACCAAGGAGACACGGCTGTGCAACATTCGACCCTGCAACTCTATGTCTTTACCTGTCAAG AAAGGAAGGAAGTGCTCTCGCACCCATAAAGCTCCAGAGCCGCACCGCTTTTCCTACGCCGGCTGCAGGAGCAGTCGGCTGTACAGGCCAAACTACTGCGGGGTGTGTCAAGACGGCCGCTGCTGCTCACCCCGCCGAACCCGCACCGCTGCAGTGACCTTTGCTTGCCCTGACAGAGAGCGCTTTGAAAGATCTGTCATGTTCATTCAGTCATGCAAGTGCAGCGACGAATGCAACTATCTCAATGAGGCTGCCATGCCCCCACAGAGATGGCTCTATGGAGACACGCACAAGTTCACGGACTAG